In Stigmatella erecta, the following proteins share a genomic window:
- a CDS encoding LEA type 2 family protein — MMKRSLLALLAVTLVTLTGCATLKKLFKRPTVSFKTARLSSASLSDATVDLVYEVRNPNSFGLSLAKVDYAFFVEGKQVVAGSPRKGLNLKGGGTSELVFPANVRFADIAPVVQTFLTKDAAVFKAQGSLGIDTPVGVLSFPLEKEGTFEVPKIPKVLFEAPRIANITLTGATVEFPLTITNRNSFPLPVAALTGALKVAGANVGTLSTGNLGLLDGGGAKQVTLPLQINFAQAAQAATALRSNNAQQLSWSGQVTSGNQSLPLVLSQLVNFRR, encoded by the coding sequence CTGGTTACCCTCACCGGCTGCGCCACGCTCAAGAAGCTCTTCAAGCGGCCCACCGTCAGCTTCAAGACGGCGCGCCTGTCGAGCGCCTCGCTGTCGGACGCGACCGTGGACCTGGTGTACGAGGTCCGCAACCCCAACTCCTTCGGCCTGTCGCTGGCGAAGGTGGACTACGCCTTCTTCGTCGAGGGCAAGCAGGTGGTGGCGGGCTCGCCGCGCAAGGGGCTCAACCTCAAGGGGGGCGGCACCAGCGAGCTCGTCTTCCCGGCCAACGTGCGCTTCGCGGACATCGCCCCCGTGGTGCAGACGTTCCTCACCAAGGACGCGGCCGTCTTCAAGGCCCAGGGCAGCCTGGGCATCGACACCCCCGTCGGCGTCCTGTCCTTCCCCCTGGAGAAGGAGGGCACCTTCGAGGTGCCCAAGATTCCCAAGGTGCTGTTCGAGGCGCCCCGCATCGCCAACATCACGCTGACGGGCGCCACGGTGGAGTTCCCCCTCACCATCACCAACCGCAACAGCTTCCCCCTGCCCGTGGCCGCCCTCACCGGCGCCCTCAAGGTGGCCGGGGCCAACGTGGGCACCCTGTCCACGGGCAACCTGGGCCTGCTGGATGGCGGCGGCGCCAAGCAGGTGACGCTCCCCTTGCAGATCAACTTCGCCCAGGCCGCCCAGGCCGCCACGGCGCTGCGCTCCAACAACGCCCAGCAGCTCAGCTGGAGCGGCCAGGTGACGTCGGGCAACCAGAGCCTGCCCCTCGTGCTGTCGCAGCTCGTCAACTTCCGGCGCTGA
- the panD gene encoding aspartate 1-decarboxylase, with protein sequence MRRILFKSKIHRATVTQADLDYEGSVTIDTHLMQAADILPYEKVAVWNVTRGTRLETYALAGEAGSGVICINGAAAHLNQPGDVVILATFAEVEASELAGWEPTVVFVDAQNRLIPGRTQEVPGPARRIA encoded by the coding sequence ATGCGACGCATCCTCTTCAAGTCGAAGATTCACCGCGCCACCGTCACCCAGGCCGACCTGGACTACGAGGGCTCGGTCACCATTGATACACACCTGATGCAGGCCGCGGACATCCTTCCCTACGAGAAGGTGGCCGTGTGGAACGTCACCCGGGGCACGCGCCTGGAGACCTACGCGCTCGCGGGCGAGGCCGGCAGCGGCGTCATCTGCATCAACGGCGCGGCGGCCCACCTCAACCAGCCCGGGGACGTGGTCATCCTCGCCACGTTCGCCGAGGTGGAGGCCTCGGAGCTCGCCGGCTGGGAGCCCACCGTCGTCTTCGTGGACGCCCAGAACCGCCTCATCCCGGGCCGCACCCAGGAAGTCCCCGGCCCCGCGCGCCGCATCGCCTGA